In Planctomycetia bacterium, the genomic window TATCAGAGATTCACATTCCTCTCGATTCGGGTGATTTCTGTGTGATGGATCGGCGTGTGGTGCAAGCCCTGCTTTCGTGCAATGAGCAGGAACCTTTTATTCGTGGCTTGCGTGCCTGGGTGGGATTCAGGCAAACTGGCCTGACTTATGAACGAGCAGGACGTGCCGCAGGCGAAGTGAAATATACGTTTTCCAAGCTCGTTAAATTAGGACTCAACGGCATCTTCAGTTTCTCGACCAAGCCTCTGAAGTTGGCAACCTGGCTAGGTATCACCTGTTCCAGCCTGGCCTTCCTGGCTGGAGTATTCGTACTCATCCGTTATCTATTTGCAGAACAACTCAAACCCTATGGTGTTCTGCCTGTGCCCGGCTATGCATCCATTATTATTGCAGTGCTGTTTTTAGGTGGCTTGCAACTGGTCAGCCTGGGCATCGTCGGTGCCTACATTGGCCGCATTTTCCAGGAAGTCAAAGGCAGGCCATTGACGTTTGTATCGGAAAGCGTTGGCCTGGTTGAGAAGCAGATACCCGGTGTTCATCATTTCCCCAAGCAGCGGAAAGCTGCGTAGTTACCGAACCAGCTTTGTAAACCGAGCAACTTGAACTTCAGTTAATGTTTCAACAACCAGATCAGCACCAGCATCCTGCAATGCTTGCCATTCGCTATGCCCGCCACCCCGCACAGCAA contains:
- a CDS encoding glycosyltransferase family 2 protein, giving the protein MPTLPVTSHKLISLVIPCCNEADVLPLLFDRIQNEVKNWSYAYEVILIDDGSTDATWELMQQFHDQDHRWKAVKLSRNFGHQLALWTGLQHAQGDAVVVLDADLQDPPEVVPQFLEQWQAGYDVVFAIRRKRKEGMLKRAAYFCYYRFLKMLSEIHIPLDSGDFCVMDRRVVQALLSCNEQEPFIRGLRAWVGFRQTGLTYERAGRAAGEVKYTFSKLVKLGLNGIFSFSTKPLKLATWLGITCSSLAFLAGVFVLIRYLFAEQLKPYGVLPVPGYASIIIAVLFLGGLQLVSLGIVGAYIGRIFQEVKGRPLTFVSESVGLVEKQIPGVHHFPKQRKAA